One Hemiscyllium ocellatum isolate sHemOce1 chromosome 27 unlocalized genomic scaffold, sHemOce1.pat.X.cur. SUPER_27_unloc_7, whole genome shotgun sequence genomic window carries:
- the LOC132808527 gene encoding zinc finger protein 229-like, with protein MEKPWKCGDCRKGFRSPSLLEIHRRVHTGERPFTCSVCGKGFTQSSHLFSHQRVHTGERPFACSECGKDFSDSSHLLTHQQVHTGERPFTCSVCGNSFTRSSDLLSHQRVHTGERPFTCSICGKGFTRSSDLLKHQRVHTGERPFSCSVCGKGFTRSSHLLSHQRVHTGERPFTCSVCGKGFTQSSHLLTHQRVHTGERPFTCSDCGKGFTRSSHLLKHQRVHTGERPFTCSFCDKGFTRSSHLLTHQRVHTGERPFTCSVCGKGFTQLSHLLTHQRVHTGEWPFTCSVCGKGFTCSSNMLSHRRLHSGERSFICSVCGKGFTQSSTLLTHQRVHTGERPFTCSVCGKGFTRSSTLLQHRRVHTGERPFTCPVCGRGFAHSHHLLRHQRGHK; from the coding sequence atggagaaaccgtggaagtgtggggattgcAGAAAAGGATTCCGCTCCCCCTCCTtgctggagatccaccgccgtgtccacaccggggagcggcccttcacctgctccgtctgcggcaagggcttcactcaGTCGTCCCACCTGTTCtcacaccagcgggtccacaccggggagaggccgtttgcctgctccgagtgcgggaaggacttcagcgactcgtcccacctgctgacccaccagcaggtccacactggggagaggcccttcacctgctccgtctgcggcaacaGCTTTACCCGCTCGTCGGACCTGCtgtcccaccagcgggtccacactggggagaggcccttcacctgctccatctgcggcaagggcttcacccgctcgtccgacctgctcaagcaccagcgggtccacaccggggagaggccgttcagctgctccgtctgcggcaagggcttcacccgctcgtcccacctgctgtcccaccagcgggtccacaccggggagcggcccttcacctgctccgtctgcggcaagggcttcacccagtcgtcccatctgctgacccaccagcgggtccacaccggggagcggcccttcacctgctccgactgtggcaagggcttcacccgctcgtcccacctgctcaagcaccagcgggtccacaccggggagcggcccttcacctgctccttcTGCgacaagggcttcacccgctcgtcccacctgctgacccaccagcgggtccacaccggggagcggcccttcacctgctccgtctgcggcaagggcttcacccagctgtcccacctgctgacccatcagcgggtccacactggggagtggcccttcacctgctccgtctgcggcaagggcttcacctgctcctccaacaTGCTCTCGCACCGGCGGCTTCACAGCGGCGAGCGCTCGTTcatctgctccgtctgcggcaagggcttcacccagtcatccaccctgctgacccaccagcgggtccacaccggggagcggcccttcacctgctccgtctgcggcaagggcttcacccggtCGTCCACCCTGCTGCAGCACCgccgggtccacaccggggagaggccattcacctgccctgTCTGCGGGAGGGGCTTCGCTCACTCCCAccacctgctgcggcaccagcggggGCACAAGTGA